A single window of Archangium gephyra DNA harbors:
- a CDS encoding tyrosinase family protein, whose protein sequence is MSRPSTPLTLVVTLLAFLLAACGGGTPAPRIRKNAKDLTALEKKELVDALLKLKATPSPYTPGVSYYDQFVLFHKQAFNHSLSAEHPVAHAHPTVLPWHRKMLLLFEDALREVSGKDITLPYWDWTDPESTRALFSESFMGTQGDASQEYAVTNGPFRKGSWSVNVFSDRPEGLAQTPHPHLVRATGRYEADVNDNIHLPTAEEVRFGLSIPTFDVYPWNDKSPRERSFRNYLEGFDPERPGYFHMHNMVHTWVAGHFRLEDGSERWGTMGAPDVSPNDPVFYLHHANVDRVWAQWEESHPGVYEDGDGHHSHHSDMYPFGEYPGERMDAHGLSAVSMLDTRTLGYLYE, encoded by the coding sequence ATGTCCAGACCGTCCACACCGCTCACGCTCGTCGTGACCCTCCTGGCCTTCCTCCTCGCCGCTTGCGGCGGAGGCACGCCCGCCCCCCGCATCCGCAAGAACGCCAAGGACCTGACGGCCCTCGAGAAGAAGGAGCTCGTGGACGCCCTCCTGAAGCTCAAGGCCACGCCGTCCCCCTACACGCCCGGCGTCTCGTACTACGACCAGTTCGTCCTCTTTCACAAACAGGCCTTCAACCACAGCCTGAGCGCGGAGCACCCCGTGGCCCATGCCCACCCCACCGTCCTGCCCTGGCACCGCAAGATGCTGCTGCTCTTCGAGGACGCGCTGCGCGAGGTGAGCGGCAAGGACATCACCCTGCCCTACTGGGATTGGACGGACCCCGAGAGCACCCGGGCCCTCTTCTCCGAGTCCTTCATGGGCACCCAGGGAGATGCCAGCCAGGAGTACGCGGTGACGAACGGCCCGTTCCGCAAGGGCAGCTGGAGCGTCAACGTCTTCTCCGACAGGCCCGAGGGTCTGGCCCAGACGCCGCATCCCCATCTGGTGCGCGCCACGGGCCGCTACGAGGCGGACGTCAATGACAACATCCATCTGCCCACGGCCGAGGAGGTGCGGTTCGGCCTGAGCATCCCCACCTTCGACGTGTACCCGTGGAACGACAAGTCTCCGAGGGAGCGCAGCTTCCGCAACTACCTGGAGGGCTTCGACCCGGAGCGCCCGGGCTACTTCCACATGCACAACATGGTGCACACCTGGGTGGCGGGCCACTTCCGCCTGGAGGATGGCTCGGAGCGGTGGGGGACGATGGGAGCTCCGGATGTCTCTCCCAATGATCCGGTGTTCTACCTCCACCACGCCAACGTGGACCGCGTCTGGGCCCAGTGGGAGGAATCACACCCGGGTGTCTATGAGGATGGGGACGGACACCACTCCCATCACTCGGACATGTATCCCTTTGGCGAGTACCCCGGTGAGCGGATGGACGCGCACGGCCTGAGCGCCGTCTCCATGCTCGACACACGGACGCTCGGGTATCTCTACGAGTGA
- a CDS encoding carboxypeptidase regulatory-like domain-containing protein, whose translation MKRHGWWWGASLAVLALVLWFASSGVPGASTPGGQGDSRDSRSGAGPLLQALFQSAPAASGDSSPRIRGTVRSARGPVAGARVLASAVVAGESLSAMPCRRAGEEDPERSLFDCASSFQLAGLVNARAGDAPVLARATSETEGSFSLEGLKAGHYALWVESPEGVGVLQDVPAGAEGVEVVLGEGVRVSGLVSDEERVPVAGVLVTAIFTAHSRLFETVTDATGHYHLGPLPRGEYLLLVSKEGLLPMHTTFIAYGRELERKFVMNHPRRISGQVRVAGAPAAGASVSTWVHDEDAERQVLTDAAGRFSLEGLAPSSFELVATRDGLWASTRVDFDPEDDSSRFLAERTDITLELAPVVEVTGVVRDEAGRPIENASVELSERDEEDEEEEEDGLSLAMAVSSAWTDAEGRYRVGPTRPGRLRLEVSSLRGFSDDSHEAVFQPGTSTVDFVLKRLEGEEAEEQLEAEAEAEASREPRPVLEGEVVDELGAPVSQAEVSVWPETGTWRGRQRDHTRTDAKGYFSFFAPPEGRYRIAAEFAQDDVTHTAARVVEVGKGVTRVQLRFEPGQVLSGVVVDARGQPVEGARVELRSTLRAQVLYHGRPVRASRGSQMTGPDGRFSFQSVSGEQLELAVMKEDSVLACAQQEDGHIALPVKPGERELRAVLLREATASGRLVWKDGSPVASFVVNEQGWEGEDGHFSMPIRCPGTLQLEFILGDEVETPGARRFRRTVSVREEVDTDLGVIVLDGP comes from the coding sequence ATGAAGCGACACGGGTGGTGGTGGGGCGCCTCGCTGGCGGTGTTGGCCCTGGTGCTGTGGTTCGCCTCGAGCGGCGTCCCCGGTGCGTCCACTCCGGGTGGACAGGGAGACTCCCGTGACTCCCGCTCGGGCGCGGGTCCCCTGCTCCAGGCCCTCTTCCAGTCCGCGCCCGCTGCCTCGGGGGACTCGTCCCCGCGCATCCGCGGCACCGTGAGGAGCGCACGGGGACCCGTGGCGGGCGCGCGGGTGCTCGCCTCGGCGGTGGTGGCGGGGGAGTCGCTCTCGGCGATGCCTTGCCGGCGCGCGGGGGAGGAGGACCCCGAGCGCTCCCTGTTCGATTGCGCCTCGTCGTTTCAGCTGGCCGGGCTGGTCAACGCGCGCGCCGGTGATGCGCCCGTGCTCGCCCGCGCCACCTCCGAGACCGAAGGCTCCTTCTCGTTGGAGGGACTGAAGGCGGGCCACTACGCGCTCTGGGTGGAGAGCCCCGAGGGCGTGGGCGTGCTGCAGGACGTGCCGGCCGGAGCGGAAGGGGTGGAAGTGGTGCTCGGCGAGGGCGTGCGGGTGTCGGGCCTCGTCAGCGATGAGGAGCGCGTGCCCGTGGCGGGGGTGCTCGTCACCGCCATCTTCACGGCCCACAGCCGCTTGTTCGAGACGGTCACCGACGCCACGGGCCACTACCACCTGGGCCCCCTGCCCCGGGGCGAGTACCTGCTGCTCGTCTCCAAGGAGGGCCTGCTGCCCATGCATACGACGTTCATCGCCTACGGCCGGGAGCTGGAGCGGAAGTTCGTCATGAACCATCCCCGCCGCATCTCCGGGCAGGTGCGGGTGGCCGGGGCACCCGCGGCGGGGGCGAGCGTCAGCACCTGGGTGCACGACGAGGACGCCGAGCGCCAGGTCCTCACGGATGCGGCGGGGCGGTTCTCCCTGGAGGGGCTGGCCCCCAGCAGCTTCGAGCTCGTCGCCACGCGGGATGGGCTGTGGGCCAGCACCCGTGTGGACTTCGACCCGGAGGATGACTCCTCCCGGTTCCTGGCGGAGCGCACGGACATCACCCTGGAGCTGGCGCCCGTCGTCGAGGTGACGGGCGTCGTGCGGGACGAGGCGGGGCGGCCCATCGAGAACGCGAGCGTCGAGCTGTCGGAGCGGGACGAGGAGGACGAAGAGGAAGAGGAGGACGGGCTCTCGCTCGCCATGGCCGTGTCCTCGGCGTGGACGGACGCGGAGGGGCGCTATCGCGTGGGGCCGACGAGGCCTGGGCGGTTGCGGCTCGAGGTCTCGTCCCTGCGCGGTTTCTCGGACGACAGCCACGAGGCCGTCTTCCAGCCGGGGACGAGCACCGTGGACTTCGTCCTCAAGCGCCTCGAGGGAGAGGAGGCGGAGGAGCAGCTGGAAGCGGAGGCCGAGGCGGAGGCCTCGCGCGAACCCCGGCCCGTGTTGGAGGGCGAGGTGGTGGACGAGCTGGGCGCGCCCGTGTCCCAGGCCGAGGTGAGCGTCTGGCCCGAGACCGGCACGTGGAGGGGGCGGCAGCGCGACCACACGCGCACGGACGCGAAGGGGTACTTCTCGTTCTTCGCTCCACCGGAGGGGCGCTACCGGATCGCCGCGGAGTTCGCGCAGGACGATGTGACGCATACCGCCGCGCGGGTGGTGGAGGTGGGCAAGGGGGTGACGCGCGTGCAGCTGCGCTTCGAGCCGGGACAGGTGCTCTCCGGCGTCGTGGTGGATGCGCGCGGCCAGCCCGTCGAGGGTGCCCGGGTCGAGCTGCGCAGCACCCTGCGCGCGCAGGTCCTCTACCATGGCAGGCCGGTCCGGGCGTCCCGGGGGAGCCAGATGACGGGGCCCGATGGCCGCTTCTCCTTCCAGAGTGTCTCGGGGGAGCAGCTGGAGCTGGCGGTGATGAAGGAAGACTCCGTGCTCGCCTGTGCGCAGCAGGAGGACGGACACATCGCGCTGCCGGTGAAGCCAGGGGAGCGGGAGCTCCGGGCCGTCCTCCTGCGCGAGGCCACTGCCTCCGGACGGCTCGTCTGGAAGGATGGCTCCCCCGTTGCTTCCTTCGTCGTGAACGAACAGGGGTGGGAGGGCGAGGACGGCCACTTCTCCATGCCCATCCGGTGTCCCGGCACGCTCCAGCTGGAGTTCATCCTCGGGGATGAGGTCGAGACGCCTGGTGCCCGCCGCTTCCGCCGCACCGTGTCCGTCCGGGAGGAGGTGGACACGGACCTGGGAGTGATTGTCCTCGACGGGCCCTGA
- a CDS encoding phytanoyl-CoA dioxygenase family protein, which produces MDSLSPTERRQLELQGWLLLPGVLPANELAAMHAAWERLAATLPNEGANTNWGPDLTSDPAFALCRTHPRVLAALGVLLDDDLHVRWLHGRSPPRGHGRQGLHVDWSSPTPPERQILANAFWVLDDMARDNGATRLVPGSHRWARMPRGQYAQPQGHHPEERVLEARAGDVLVFSSHLWHAGACNESGRRRRVVLAQFCRRELASMNEEYR; this is translated from the coding sequence ATGGACTCCCTCTCTCCCACCGAACGGCGGCAGCTCGAGCTCCAGGGCTGGCTGCTGCTCCCGGGCGTGCTGCCGGCCAACGAGCTCGCGGCGATGCACGCGGCCTGGGAGCGGCTCGCCGCCACGCTGCCCAACGAGGGCGCGAACACCAACTGGGGACCGGATCTCACTTCGGACCCCGCCTTCGCCCTCTGCCGGACGCATCCCCGCGTGCTCGCCGCGTTGGGCGTGCTGCTCGATGACGACCTCCACGTGCGCTGGTTGCACGGACGCTCGCCACCCCGGGGCCACGGGCGCCAGGGACTCCATGTCGACTGGAGCAGCCCTACCCCTCCCGAGCGCCAGATTCTGGCCAATGCCTTCTGGGTGCTCGACGACATGGCTCGCGACAATGGCGCCACGCGCCTCGTGCCCGGCAGTCACCGTTGGGCACGCATGCCGCGCGGACAGTACGCCCAGCCCCAGGGCCACCACCCCGAGGAGCGCGTGCTCGAGGCCCGTGCGGGAGACGTCCTCGTCTTCAGCTCCCACCTCTGGCATGCGGGCGCGTGCAACGAGTCCGGGCGCCGCCGCCGGGTCGTCCTCGCGCAGTTCTGCCGCCGCGAGCTCGCGTCCATGAACGAGGAGTACCGCTGA